One genomic region from Patescibacteria group bacterium encodes:
- a CDS encoding nucleoside triphosphate pyrophosphatase has translation MQKRRIILASKSPRRKKILEQISLEFEIVESNFDEDSVILADPVELAKFLALKKAEAVAADYDDAIIIGADSMVIFNGRTLGKPKDAVEAKRILRELSGKENIGLTGYAIIDTKNKIVVNNYSQAVVKFRNLSDEEIDEYIATGEPLNMAGAYGLMDKGAVLMESIRGNFYSIVGLPINEVYVELKKMGAV, from the coding sequence ATGCAGAAAAGAAGAATAATTTTAGCTTCAAAATCGCCGAGAAGAAAAAAGATTTTAGAACAAATCAGCTTAGAGTTTGAAATAGTTGAAAGTAATTTTGACGAGGACAGCGTAATTTTAGCCGACCCGGTTGAGTTGGCTAAATTTTTAGCTTTAAAAAAGGCCGAGGCCGTGGCCGCTGATTATGATGACGCTATAATTATCGGCGCTGACTCGATGGTAATTTTTAACGGCCGAACTTTAGGCAAGCCGAAAGACGCGGTCGAGGCTAAAAGAATTTTACGCGAGCTGTCCGGCAAAGAAAATATAGGCTTAACCGGCTATGCCATAATTGACACTAAAAATAAAATAGTGGTAAATAATTATAGCCAGGCGGTAGTTAAATTCAGAAATTTAAGCGATGAAGAAATTGATGAATATATAGCCACCGGCGAACCGTTAAATATGGCCGGAGCTTACGGCTTAATGGATAAGGGCGCGGTTTTGATGGAAAGCATCAGGGGTAATTTTTATTCCATAGTCGGTTTGCCGATCAATGAGGTGTACGTTGAATTAAAAAAAATGGGAGCGGTGTAA
- a CDS encoding thioredoxin domain-containing protein has product MSKQNKIILIIIAAVLAAGLFYVINNKELPQAPARENNGSEYQVSKLRPIDATDHIFGEAKASAQIIIYSNFECPFCAEFSQTIKKVEENFKDKVAIAYRHYPLPGYPEAEKAAEAAECAAEQGKFWQMHDKLFADNTAGRMSIEQFKIDAADLGLNQEQFNQCLDGGKYENKIGEQAAEGAGAGVTGTPTFFVNDYIYPGAYPFEDFIASDGRPEKGLKNIISEFLNKPL; this is encoded by the coding sequence ATGTCTAAACAAAATAAAATAATCTTAATTATTATTGCGGCTGTATTAGCTGCCGGTTTATTTTATGTAATTAATAATAAAGAATTGCCGCAAGCTCCCGCCCGGGAAAATAATGGCAGCGAGTATCAGGTTAGCAAATTAAGGCCGATTGACGCGACTGATCATATATTCGGCGAGGCGAAGGCTTCAGCGCAAATAATAATTTATAGCAATTTTGAATGTCCGTTTTGCGCCGAATTCTCCCAGACTATAAAAAAAGTGGAAGAAAATTTTAAAGATAAAGTGGCAATAGCTTATAGGCATTACCCTTTGCCCGGTTACCCGGAAGCTGAAAAAGCGGCCGAGGCGGCGGAATGCGCGGCCGAACAGGGTAAATTTTGGCAAATGCATGATAAATTATTTGCCGATAATACTGCCGGCAGGATGAGCATAGAACAATTTAAAATAGACGCGGCTGATTTAGGCTTAAACCAAGAGCAATTTAATCAATGCTTAGACGGCGGCAAATACGAAAATAAAATCGGAGAGCAAGCGGCCGAAGGCGCCGGCGCCGGCGTTACCGGCACGCCGACTTTTTTCGTCAACGATTATATTTATCCGGGTGCTTATCCGTTTGAAGATTTTATCGCTTCTGACGGCCGGCCGGAAAAAGGCCTAAAGAACATAATTAGTGAATTTTTGAATAAACCCCTTTGA
- the gatA gene encoding Asp-tRNA(Asn)/Glu-tRNA(Gln) amidotransferase subunit GatA, whose protein sequence is MKLNTLTIKQAGEMLAKKEITSVDLTKACLKQIKETDGKIKACLTVCEKEALNEAKKADERRASGEKGDLLGIPYLAKDNILTSGVRTTAASKILKNYIAPYDATIIKKLRQAGAVLLGKTNLDEFAHGASTENSAYGATHNPWDLTRVPGGSSGGSAAAVASDMCLFALGTDTGGSIRCPASFCGITGLKPTYGRSSRFGLIAMTSSTDVPGPLTKTVADAAVVLSAIAGVDKNDATTVNKPHPSPLLGKERGGLEGLTIGLPKEYFVGGTDKGVADVINQAIEELKKLGVKFKQVNLPHTKYGVPVYYIITPSEVSSNLARFDGIKYGLSIQDTDRAKADLMDIYTKSRGKGFGPEAKRRIMLGTYALSAGYFDAYYLQAQKVRTKIKQEMDKVLETVDCLLTPTAPHIAFKIGEQSSDPLKMYLEDIFVTGASLAGLPAITIPCGFDQGLPVGLQLIGKRFAEAMLFKIGHNYEQATEWHLKRAKV, encoded by the coding sequence ATGAAATTAAATACACTTACAATTAAACAAGCCGGCGAAATGCTGGCGAAGAAAGAAATTACCTCGGTTGATTTAACTAAGGCGTGTTTAAAGCAAATAAAAGAAACGGACGGGAAAATCAAGGCTTGTTTAACCGTGTGCGAAAAAGAGGCTTTGAACGAGGCGAAGAAAGCCGATGAGCGGCGCGCGTCCGGTGAAAAAGGCGATTTATTAGGCATTCCTTATTTAGCTAAAGATAATATTTTAACCAGCGGCGTCCGCACCACGGCGGCTTCAAAAATTTTAAAAAATTATATCGCGCCTTATGACGCGACGATTATAAAAAAATTGCGTCAGGCCGGCGCGGTGCTGCTCGGTAAAACCAATTTGGACGAATTCGCCCATGGCGCGTCAACGGAAAATTCCGCATACGGCGCGACTCATAACCCTTGGGATTTAACTCGCGTGCCCGGCGGTTCTTCCGGCGGTTCGGCCGCGGCCGTGGCCTCTGATATGTGTTTATTCGCCTTAGGCACGGATACGGGCGGTTCAATCAGATGCCCGGCCAGTTTCTGCGGCATCACCGGCTTAAAGCCGACTTATGGCCGGAGCTCCCGTTTCGGGCTTATAGCCATGACCAGCTCAACCGATGTGCCCGGACCGTTAACTAAAACCGTTGCCGACGCGGCAGTCGTGTTATCGGCGATTGCCGGAGTTGATAAAAATGACGCGACCACGGTAAATAAACCTCACCCTAGCCCTCTCCTTGGTAAGGAGAGGGGAGGCTTGGAAGGCTTAACCATCGGCTTGCCTAAAGAATATTTTGTCGGCGGCACGGACAAAGGAGTAGCTGATGTTATAAATCAGGCGATTGAAGAATTAAAAAAACTTGGCGTTAAATTCAAACAAGTAAATCTGCCGCATACAAAATATGGCGTGCCGGTTTATTATATTATTACGCCGTCCGAAGTAAGCTCAAATTTAGCCAGATTTGACGGCATAAAATACGGTTTAAGCATTCAGGATACGGATAGAGCCAAGGCTGATTTAATGGATATTTACACTAAAAGCCGAGGCAAAGGCTTCGGGCCGGAAGCTAAGCGCCGCATAATGCTCGGCACTTACGCTTTAAGCGCCGGTTATTTTGACGCTTACTATTTACAGGCGCAGAAAGTCAGGACAAAAATAAAGCAAGAAATGGATAAAGTTTTGGAAACCGTGGATTGCTTATTAACTCCAACCGCGCCGCATATAGCTTTTAAAATCGGCGAGCAGTCCAGCGACCCTTTAAAAATGTATCTTGAAGATATTTTTGTTACCGGCGCGTCGCTGGCCGGTCTGCCGGCGATTACTATTCCTTGCGGCTTTGATCAAGGCTTGCCCGTCGGCCTGCAGTTAATCGGCAAGCGTTTTGCCGAAGCCATGCTGTTTAAAATCGGGCATAATTATGAGCAAGCGACCGAGTGGCATCTTAAAAGAGCTAAAGTATAA
- the gatC gene encoding Asp-tRNA(Asn)/Glu-tRNA(Gln) amidotransferase subunit GatC, with amino-acid sequence MQLSKEEIQHIAKLARLELTEAELKKYGGQLSAVLNYIDQLKEVDVKGIEPTAQVTGLENVLREDAVRDWDEKEIEQALKDAPEREERFIKVKRIIE; translated from the coding sequence ATGCAACTATCTAAAGAAGAAATACAACATATTGCCAAGCTGGCCCGGCTGGAATTAACCGAGGCCGAATTAAAAAAATACGGCGGACAGCTGTCGGCTGTTTTAAATTATATTGACCAGCTTAAAGAAGTTGATGTTAAAGGCATAGAGCCGACCGCGCAAGTTACGGGCTTGGAAAATGTTTTGCGCGAAGACGCAGTACGCGATTGGGATGAAAAAGAAATTGAACAAGCGTTGAAAGACGCGCCGGAAAGAGAAGAGAGATTTATTAAAGTGAAAAGGATAATAGAATAA
- the ligA gene encoding NAD-dependent DNA ligase LigA: MDKEQAKKRIAKLRSEIETYRYAYHVLDKSLISDAALDSLKNELEKLEREFPEYITPDSPTQRVGGAPLEKFNKVKHSAPMMSIFDAFNPDDMKDWEKRLEKILYPTPTLPLVRGGSKSSPPYEGGVRGGYYAELKMDGLAVALVYEKGQFVLGATRGDGEIGEDVTQNLKTIEAIPLILRRPAEVELKKIGLTDESIKKLYQTLASGRLEARGEAIISAKVFADLNKQYKKQGRSELANPRNAAAGSIRQLDSKLTAERKLDCHIYSLATDLGLAYHEQEHELAKLLGFKALKQNKYCRNLDQAIKFHGYWEKNRDKVPFECDGVVAVVNDLNLWPKLGIVGKGPRYMMAYKFAAEQATTVVEDVVWQVGRTGVLTPTAYLRPVKVYGVTVSRATLHNLDEIKRLGLKIGDTVIIERAGDVIPKVVKVLPNLRVGRELEIKAPKKCPRCSGGVEKAAGEVALRCVNINCYAVNLRNLTHWASRSAMDIEGLGPKIIEQLVKQGLVKDISDFFKLTAKDLKPLERFAEKSAENLVEAIAAKKEVDLARFIYSLGIRHVGEESALALAKHFGSLEKIKHASLDEINSIYDFGEIMAKSAYEWFHDKKNLELLAKLEANGVKVISLKLTAKSAKLNGKTFVLTGGLAELTRDQAKAKIRELGGDISSSVSKNTDYVVAGEEAGSKLDKAKKLGVKIINEEEFLKIIE; encoded by the coding sequence ATGGATAAAGAACAAGCTAAAAAAAGAATAGCTAAATTAAGAAGCGAAATTGAAACCTATCGCTATGCTTATCATGTTTTAGATAAGTCTTTAATTTCCGACGCGGCTTTAGATAGCCTGAAAAATGAGCTGGAAAAATTAGAGCGGGAGTTTCCGGAATATATTACGCCGGATTCGCCGACGCAAAGAGTGGGCGGAGCGCCTTTGGAAAAATTTAATAAAGTTAAGCATTCGGCGCCCATGATGTCTATTTTTGACGCTTTTAACCCGGACGATATGAAGGATTGGGAAAAAAGATTAGAGAAGATTTTATACCCCACCCCAACCCTCCCCTTGGTAAGGGGAGGGAGCAAAAGTTCCCCTCCTTACGAAGGAGGGGTTAGGGGAGGTTATTACGCTGAATTAAAAATGGACGGTTTGGCCGTGGCCTTAGTCTATGAAAAAGGCCAATTTGTTTTAGGCGCGACTCGGGGCGACGGGGAAATCGGCGAAGACGTAACGCAAAATTTAAAAACCATTGAAGCCATTCCTCTAATTTTAAGGCGGCCGGCTGAAGTTGAATTAAAAAAAATCGGCCTAACGGATGAGTCAATAAAAAAATTATATCAAACGCTGGCCAGCGGCCGGCTGGAAGCGCGCGGCGAAGCCATTATCTCCGCTAAAGTATTCGCAGATTTAAATAAGCAATATAAGAAGCAAGGCCGGAGCGAGCTAGCTAATCCGCGCAACGCGGCCGCCGGCTCAATTAGGCAGCTGGATTCAAAATTAACCGCCGAGCGAAAATTAGATTGCCATATTTATTCTTTGGCAACCGATTTAGGCTTGGCTTATCATGAGCAGGAGCACGAGCTGGCCAAACTTTTAGGCTTTAAAGCGTTAAAACAAAATAAATATTGCCGTAATTTAGACCAAGCTATTAAATTTCATGGCTATTGGGAAAAAAACAGAGATAAAGTGCCGTTTGAATGCGATGGCGTGGTAGCGGTGGTCAACGATTTAAATTTATGGCCTAAGCTGGGAATAGTCGGCAAAGGGCCGCGTTATATGATGGCTTATAAATTCGCGGCCGAACAAGCGACCACGGTTGTGGAAGATGTAGTTTGGCAGGTCGGCCGCACCGGCGTTTTAACACCGACGGCTTATTTAAGGCCGGTTAAAGTTTACGGCGTGACGGTCAGCCGCGCCACTTTACATAATTTAGATGAGATTAAAAGGCTGGGCTTAAAAATCGGCGATACGGTTATAATTGAGCGCGCCGGCGACGTTATTCCGAAGGTGGTTAAAGTTTTGCCGAATCTGCGCGTCGGTAGGGAATTGGAAATTAAGGCGCCGAAAAAGTGCCCCAGGTGCTCGGGCGGAGTGGAAAAAGCGGCCGGCGAAGTGGCTTTAAGATGCGTGAATATTAATTGCTACGCGGTAAATTTACGAAATTTAACCCACTGGGCGTCAAGAAGCGCCATGGATATTGAAGGTTTAGGCCCGAAGATTATTGAACAATTGGTTAAGCAAGGGCTAGTAAAAGATATAAGCGATTTTTTTAAATTAACCGCCAAAGATTTAAAGCCGCTGGAAAGATTCGCGGAAAAGAGCGCTGAAAATTTAGTTGAAGCTATCGCGGCTAAGAAGGAAGTTGATTTAGCCAGATTTATTTATAGCCTTGGCATTCGCCATGTGGGCGAAGAATCGGCTCTGGCCTTAGCCAAGCATTTTGGCAGTTTGGAAAAAATTAAACATGCCAGCCTAGATGAAATAAATTCCATTTACGATTTCGGGGAAATTATGGCTAAAAGCGCTTATGAATGGTTTCATGATAAAAAAAATTTAGAGTTATTAGCTAAACTAGAGGCTAACGGCGTAAAAGTAATCAGCCTGAAATTAACGGCTAAAAGCGCGAAATTAAACGGAAAAACATTTGTTTTAACCGGCGGTTTGGCAGAATTGACAAGAGACCAGGCTAAGGCTAAGATAAGGGAATTGGGCGGAGATATTTCTTCGTCAGTCAGTAAAAATACTGATTATGTCGTAGCCGGAGAAGAGGCGGGGAGTAAATTGGACAAAGCGAAAAAGTTGGGAGTAAAAATTATTAACGAAGAGGAGTTTTTGAAGATAATAGAATAA
- a CDS encoding type II secretion system protein, whose protein sequence is MKIIKNNSGISILEVIVAIMIITMGMVGVLSLVVQNVQAQYINKNVLMAAGLAQEGLELVRNIRDLNWLTPGNDWDKDIVGAGADYTYTIDYNGPVINTTVNSLNDASARLYVNSNGFYTHTVTASSTNFYRLITVAVVPIDATHDYLDVKCTIRWKDGGVNHDYTAETYLYNWK, encoded by the coding sequence ATGAAAATTATAAAAAACAATTCAGGCATCAGCATCTTGGAAGTTATTGTGGCAATTATGATAATTACCATGGGCATGGTTGGAGTTTTGTCTTTAGTTGTCCAAAACGTACAAGCCCAATATATTAATAAAAATGTTTTGATGGCCGCGGGCTTAGCGCAGGAAGGTTTGGAACTGGTAAGAAATATTAGGGACTTAAATTGGCTGACGCCTGGCAATGATTGGGATAAAGATATAGTAGGCGCTGGCGCTGATTACACTTATACGATTGATTATAATGGGCCTGTGATTAATACGACCGTAAATTCCCTTAATGATGCCAGCGCTAGGTTGTATGTTAATAGTAATGGTTTTTATACTCATACCGTAACCGCCTCGTCAACCAATTTTTATCGTTTAATTACCGTGGCGGTGGTGCCGATTGATGCCACACATGACTATCTTGATGTTAAATGCACTATTCGCTGGAAAGACGGCGGTGTAAACCATGACTATACGGCTGAAACTTATTTATATAATTGGAAGTAA
- a CDS encoding prepilin-type N-terminal cleavage/methylation domain-containing protein has product MDKQIKNSAGFTLIELLVSIFIIVMMSSLFMANYHGTNKRSELGIIKQKLVSDIRLAQNYSLGSKEYETDETPDGGWGVHFSLVDPNHYIIFADKDGDFRYNNDSDKDKAIEIKTLPAGVTINSFSPVQGNALDIVFYPPDPITYVNGNINTNAQITIKENINNSTAIVLVNFFGLIDTD; this is encoded by the coding sequence ATGGATAAACAAATTAAAAATTCAGCCGGGTTTACTTTAATTGAACTCCTAGTCAGTATTTTTATAATTGTCATGATGAGCAGCCTGTTTATGGCTAATTATCACGGCACAAATAAACGCTCGGAGCTTGGCATTATAAAACAAAAACTGGTTTCAGATATCAGGCTGGCGCAAAATTACAGTTTGGGTTCAAAGGAATATGAAACCGATGAAACTCCTGACGGCGGCTGGGGCGTGCATTTTAGTTTAGTTGATCCGAATCATTATATAATTTTTGCGGATAAAGATGGAGATTTTAGATATAATAATGATTCCGATAAAGACAAAGCTATAGAGATTAAAACTTTGCCGGCCGGCGTTACCATAAATTCCTTTAGCCCGGTTCAGGGCAACGCGCTGGATATTGTTTTTTATCCGCCGGATCCGATTACGTATGTTAACGGCAATATTAATACCAACGCGCAAATTACTATTAAAGAAAATATTAATAATTCAACGGCCATAGTTTTAGTTAATTTTTTTGGCTTGATTGACACGGATTAA
- a CDS encoding prepilin peptidase: protein MFLSIILIFIFIFGLIIGSFLNCLIWRLHKKIPLTPFAKGGDEWKRSYCPKCSKQIAWYDNIPVLSFIMLGGKCRSCGKRISWQYPAVEFVTGLLFVVSFAINFQFSLVEPGQAIFNFQTIFNDQFSMKILRDFFLVSVMIVVFIYDLRWYLILDIVTLPACLVVLIFNLILGFSLWNLLISGIIGGSFFLIQFVISQGKWIGGGDIRLGLLIGLSLGWPGALVAIIISYFIGSIVGLGMILTGKKQWGSEVPLGVFLAAGAIITLFYQEQILNWYLNIF from the coding sequence ATGTTTTTATCAATAATACTAATTTTCATCTTTATCTTCGGCCTAATCATCGGCTCTTTTCTGAACTGCCTAATTTGGCGTCTGCATAAGAAAATCCCTCTAACCCCCTTTGCTAAAGGGGGCGATGAATGGAAGCGCTCTTATTGTCCGAAATGCAGTAAGCAAATTGCCTGGTACGACAATATCCCGGTTTTAAGCTTTATAATGCTCGGCGGAAAATGCCGAAGCTGCGGGAAGAGGATTTCGTGGCAGTATCCGGCCGTGGAGTTCGTGACCGGCTTGTTGTTTGTAGTATCATTTGCTATTAATTTTCAATTTTCCCTGGTCGAGCCAGGACAAGCAATTTTCAATTTTCAAACAATTTTCAATGACCAATTTTCAATGAAAATTTTGCGAGATTTTTTCTTAGTTAGCGTGATGATTGTGGTTTTTATCTATGATTTGCGCTGGTACTTGATTTTGGATATCGTAACTCTGCCGGCTTGTTTAGTTGTATTGATTTTTAATTTAATTTTAGGTTTTAGTTTGTGGAATTTATTAATTTCTGGTATAATAGGAGGTAGTTTTTTCCTGATTCAGTTTGTAATTTCCCAAGGAAAATGGATTGGCGGCGGCGATATTAGGCTGGGCCTGTTAATCGGCTTGTCTCTAGGCTGGCCGGGCGCATTAGTTGCCATAATTATTTCTTATTTTATCGGCTCAATCGTCGGCCTAGGCATGATTTTAACCGGTAAAAAACAATGGGGCTCGGAAGTGCCTTTAGGAGTATTTCTGGCCGCTGGCGCGATTATCACTTTATTTTACCAAGAGCAGATTTTAAATTGGTATTTGAATATATTTTAA
- a CDS encoding sulfatase-like hydrolase/transferase codes for MPRLLLQYAASIFLVVSFYFYKKSGQALINRLIFSTIALWSYLYINTYAFLDYLSGDGIDSAVIYHLKYGLDGVGWQDFWREITVYILFIIFGLVIFYWLVKKNNLKTNNKIHIVLAYFFIFLSFFLNPANFDLYRLKALNASANKAVVPFDAYYEIPEIKPSAKAKNLIIIYAEGLEQTYFNEIAFPGLIKGLRQLQDKSTYFTNIKNVAGANWTIGGLVASQCGLPLFTPTLDGNGLNVMKEFLPAAVCLSDLLKNQGYRLAYFGGASLDFAGKGRFFTSHNYDEIYGREELLPLLKDQSYKSVWGPYDDTLFDLAYDRYDKMAKSFDKTAMVILTLDTHHPRGHISKSCGNLKYQDGSNPILNAVACSDYLISSFVDKIQKSENGSNTVIAILSDHLAHKNTATGQLDKLDRNNLFMIIESGSTKERRIDQQGSALDESVTILPFIGYQAKIGLGRDLINIKENAAEISQIHNYLAYWPNDIIKFWNLAPIKEFVKFDMKRKNISIDGKNYAMPALVELNEKLDVNIKFGNSNNKKTLYDAVLALDEKTPYFLVDKQNQSDYYLTIGKGEACRQKIRLEDGYILTADEIKKLACITPLDSEPLEMRRVAHAGGAINGQTYTNSLEALDKNLKNGFTYFEIDFSFTSDGKLACVHDWGDNTKKLLNDELLKRPTYNEFKDLAEKANLNVCTLESLIDWLNRHPAAYLITDIKEKNLEGLAIIAKEYPDFSARVIPQIYQPEEYESVKKMGYKKIIWTLYRFGGSNDDVLKWVKKFEGPLVITMDKGRAATSLPRQLKRLNIPSYAHTINSADDKYKFINLYGITEIYTDSLLPINDK; via the coding sequence ATGCCCAGGCTTTTATTGCAATATGCCGCATCGATTTTTTTAGTAGTTAGTTTCTATTTTTATAAAAAATCAGGCCAGGCTTTAATCAATCGCCTAATTTTTTCAACGATTGCTTTATGGTCTTATTTATATATTAATACTTATGCCTTTTTGGATTATTTATCAGGCGACGGAATTGATAGCGCAGTAATATATCATTTAAAATATGGCTTAGATGGAGTCGGCTGGCAGGATTTTTGGCGCGAGATAACCGTATATATATTATTTATTATTTTTGGGCTAGTAATTTTTTATTGGCTGGTTAAAAAAAATAATCTTAAAACGAATAATAAAATACATATAGTTTTAGCTTATTTTTTTATATTTTTATCGTTTTTTTTAAATCCGGCCAATTTTGATTTATACCGCCTAAAAGCGCTTAATGCGTCCGCCAATAAGGCAGTTGTTCCGTTTGACGCTTATTATGAAATACCGGAAATTAAGCCAAGCGCCAAAGCTAAAAATTTAATTATTATTTATGCCGAAGGCCTGGAACAGACATATTTCAATGAAATTGCCTTCCCCGGGCTAATTAAGGGTTTGCGCCAACTGCAAGATAAAAGCACTTATTTTACGAATATTAAAAATGTTGCCGGCGCTAACTGGACTATTGGCGGATTAGTGGCCAGCCAGTGCGGTTTGCCTCTTTTTACGCCAACGCTTGACGGCAACGGCTTAAACGTGATGAAGGAGTTTTTACCCGCCGCGGTTTGTTTAAGCGATTTGTTAAAAAATCAAGGTTATCGGTTAGCCTACTTTGGCGGCGCTTCGCTTGATTTTGCCGGCAAAGGCCGATTTTTTACATCGCATAATTATGACGAGATTTACGGACGCGAAGAATTATTGCCTTTATTAAAAGATCAGTCGTATAAAAGCGTTTGGGGGCCTTACGACGATACGCTGTTTGATTTAGCTTATGACCGATATGATAAGATGGCAAAAAGTTTTGACAAAACGGCTATGGTCATATTAACCTTAGATACTCATCATCCGCGCGGCCATATTTCAAAAAGCTGCGGTAATTTAAAGTATCAAGACGGCTCGAATCCGATATTGAATGCGGTCGCTTGCTCGGATTATTTAATCAGCAGTTTCGTTGATAAAATTCAGAAATCAGAGAATGGTTCAAATACGGTGATTGCTATTTTATCCGATCATTTAGCCCATAAAAATACCGCGACGGGCCAATTGGATAAATTAGATAGAAATAATCTTTTTATGATTATAGAGTCGGGTAGCACCAAAGAGCGGCGAATTGATCAGCAAGGTTCGGCATTGGACGAGAGTGTAACCATATTGCCTTTTATCGGTTATCAGGCGAAAATCGGTTTAGGGCGCGACCTTATAAATATTAAGGAGAACGCGGCTGAAATAAGCCAAATACATAATTACTTGGCGTATTGGCCGAATGATATAATAAAATTTTGGAATCTGGCGCCAATTAAAGAATTTGTTAAGTTTGATATGAAGAGAAAAAATATCAGCATTGACGGTAAAAATTATGCTATGCCCGCCCTAGTCGAGTTAAATGAGAAATTGGATGTAAACATTAAATTTGGAAACTCAAATAATAAAAAAACTTTGTATGATGCCGTATTGGCGCTTGATGAAAAAACTCCTTACTTTTTAGTCGATAAGCAAAATCAATCAGACTATTATCTCACTATCGGCAAGGGCGAAGCCTGTCGCCAAAAAATTAGATTAGAAGACGGCTACATCCTAACCGCTGATGAAATAAAAAAACTCGCTTGTATAACGCCGTTAGATAGCGAGCCGCTAGAAATGCGCCGGGTTGCTCATGCCGGCGGCGCGATTAACGGACAAACTTATACCAATAGCCTGGAGGCGCTGGATAAAAATTTAAAAAACGGCTTTACTTATTTTGAAATAGACTTTTCTTTTACTTCTGACGGCAAATTGGCCTGCGTTCATGATTGGGGCGATAATACGAAAAAACTGCTTAACGACGAGCTGTTGAAGCGGCCGACTTATAATGAATTTAAAGACTTGGCAGAAAAAGCGAATTTAAATGTTTGCACTCTTGAAAGCTTGATAGATTGGCTTAACCGACATCCGGCCGCTTATTTAATAACAGATATAAAAGAAAAAAATCTTGAGGGTTTAGCTATTATAGCTAAGGAGTATCCTGATTTTTCCGCAAGGGTTATCCCGCAAATTTACCAGCCGGAGGAATATGAAAGCGTAAAAAAAATGGGATATAAAAAAATTATCTGGACGCTTTATCGATTCGGCGGTTCTAATGACGATGTTCTTAAGTGGGTGAAAAAATTTGAAGGGCCTTTAGTGATAACGATGGATAAGGGCCGTGCCGCCACTTCCTTGCCACGCCAATTAAAAAGGCTTAATATACCGTCTTATGCCCATACGATAAATTCCGCGGATGATAAATATAAATTTATTAATTTATACGGCATAACCGAAATCTACACGGATAGTCTCCTGCCGATTAATGATAAATAA